The following DNA comes from Denticeps clupeoides unplaced genomic scaffold, fDenClu1.1, whole genome shotgun sequence.
GGACAATCATGTGGAAGACAAGGATGACATTCCTGCCAGCCCACCACCCAAGAAGAAAAAGGACTTGTGCTGTTTGGCTGATCTGCTTGGTTCAACTTACAGTGCAGGTCCTGCGGTGAGACACAGAACCACACAAGCCCAGGCAGAAGAGGAGATGTCAAGGTACAAGGAGGCACCACCCCTGTCTCTTGCTGAGGGAAGTCCACTCAGTTGGTGGAAAGATAGCACCAGAATGAATATCCACTAATGTCACGCCTTGCCAAAGTGTACCTGTGCATTCCAGGGACTAGTGTCTCCTCAGAGTGCGTTTTTTCTACGGCAGGCGATATTGTAACAGCACAGAGAagtatggtgtgattttatgtgaaccctaataaacctaccaaataaaagaaggagatgcgatgaaggacgccagagcttttggaagcctgttgtaaggcgtgacttccattcgctctccttgcaagtaaaacggactcaaatgctttgtgtctttcttctctttgtttagtaaatgttatactgacagataaacctaacaACTAAGCTCAAAGCATGTTGAGCTTAGTACACTTCATGTTGAGCTTAGTACActtcatgttgttgttgtgccaAATGTTAAAGCAAGATATAGCATTTAAGTGATTTAATAGTGAAATATGTTATGGCAGTACATGGTGTcacaaaaaagaattataaGAAGATTTAATAAGAagttaagaataataataagaagattttgtgcttgtgtgagcTCAGACTGTACCCTTGGAAAGTTAAATGTTGCCTTGTGGTAATTTCCAGATTAATACAATTTTGTACAATTAATCAGAGCACTTAAAGTTGTAAATATTTAAGCAAAATGCACTTTGTTATAATGCACTTTTGTCTTCAATAAATTGGGTTCTGTTTGGGTAAATGTGTTCAGCATTAACTAATTGGCTCTGGCccatgtatttttattgaatcGTATCGAATCGTGTCACATTGTATCAAATCATATCGAGACAGCTCTGTATCGAGGTACATATCGAATCGTGACCTGTGTATCGAGGTATGTATCGTATCACCAGGTTCTCCAAGGTATACAGCCCTAATCTAAACATAAGTTGtggttttattatgaaatagTAAATATTATAACAGACTAAGATCTGCACATTCACCCAGAAAATTCAGTAAAAACCCACTTCACAGATATAAACTCCCCCTctgtcttcttttctctttacagGAATCCACACTGTACAGAAGATGTTTGGCTGTGAGTTGGATGATGAGACTGGAGCTACAGATGGATACAGTCAGTTTGGttacgatggagcagatttAATCTCACTGGACTTGAGGAGCACATCTTATGTAGCTCCAGTTCCACAGGCTGCAATCACCAAACAGAAATGGGATGGGGCTACTGCTGAGTATACCAAGAACTACCTGATCCAGGAATGTATTTACTGGGTGAAGAAGTATGTTCAGTACGGGAAGATcagtctggagagaaaaggtacagcagcacacagaacaactgtttatgtgttatgattaaaatcagaaaatattcttattcttattgCTTCATAAACATTGTTcccaaatacattaaataagcaaaaaacaTCCAGTAGACGTGATAATGTAAAGAATAACAACACAGTAAAACGGGGACAAAACTTACACAGGAATCATCTATAAGTTTgaacatatataaatatctgGAGGTTGCTGAATGATCTGCTGATATGAAGACATCCTGTTTCTCTTCCAAAttctctccctgtccccctcctctcttcctgtctctagtccctcctcaggtgtctctgctgcagacagacccctcctctccagtggtctgtcacgctacaggtttctaccctgataaggtgatgatcagctggcagaaagatggacaggacctgcatgaagatgtagatgttggtgagacgttgcccaaccatgacggaaccttccagaaacgtgcagaactcaaagtgacccctgatgagaggaagaagaaccagttcacgtgtgtggtggagcacaagagtggagacccaatccacatgatcctgactgaggagaagattAGGACCAACAGTGCAGGTACAGGAGCTTCTAGACAGAATCATCAGTCTTCTTACTTTAAAGTCCCTTTGATAGAAGTGTTTATAGAACCAGTTTATAATAAAGTGTGGTGGAGAACATTTCACTCTTTGGTGCTGAGGACTAAACTTTTTATAAAGCTCTTATTCAAGCCAGAATGAAGCGCTTCAAATGTGCACGTCAACAATgttgtttgtacatttattaacatcaagGTTATGTTGGGCCTGTCTTGTTAAATATAATTCCTCCGTTTCATGTGGCCTGTTGGCTGCTCACTGTATGACAGCAGCTCATAGTTTATCATcatataacaataacaaaaatgtaaacattattatttataagaacTTCATTTGAACCGTGCTGGTATGTGAAACCTCGGCCATATGGGAGGAGCTGCAGTGACAAACCTGAAGCTCTGACTTCTGCCCATATTTAAGTGACTCTGATGTTCTCTACAATCATCATTCGTTATAAACTGTaatgaatgcaggaagatacaacCAATTTCCACAGGGTTCTCTACTGACCTAATGTGTGTAACCCCTGATGAACTTGTAGTTTTAGGGCTATTCATCTGACAAAATGACCATTCTGCTCATTATTTGCTCAAGGGAACTTTTTAACCTCcaaatacactacacacactttaAACTAAGAAGTACTTTTATGTTTCCTAAGCTTAAATGTCAGTTGTTGTTAAAATTGTTGGCTAAATGAATGGAAGTGGGTCACAGTACTTTAGTTTCAAAAACTTTcaatggacagaaaaaaactagAAAACTACGACCCAAATACCCATATGGTTGCAAGGGAAGAGCTTCAATTATTCAGAAAATTTGTGATTGTAAATCAAATTGATACCCTCTGGTAAATAGAAGTGGTCacttcagacgcccttatccagagcgacttacaatcaaaagttacagggacagccccccatggagtgtcttgctcagggacacaatggtagtaagtgggattcgaaagcgggtcttctggttcataggcgagtgtgttacccactaggctactaccgccctggAACTCCTCACCAATCCTCTCACAAttacctccgtggatggtcatccggtctcctcaggacccatcattcaccgcacggtccctctgcaactccggcttgactcccatgtggagaaaaccCAGTTTCTTGTGACGaagattatcacctcaccactcctcctcgggttgcCCTGGCTGTCCCTAcatggacccacctcgccttggacttcatcagtggtctcccagaagccaatggtatgaccaccatcctgaccatagtggatcgctcctccaaggcggtccacttggtcaccCTGCCCAgcctaccatcctctgccacaaccgctgaccttgTGCtacaacacgtggtccgccttcatgggttcccccaagacatagTCTCCGAttggggaccccaattcgtctcagctgtgtggaaggcattcTGTCGCCTCATTGGatcaacctgcagcctctcctctggctaccatccccagaccaacggccaggtggagagggccaaccaacagctgggacgatacctgtgGTGCTTTGCGTCGgaacatcaacgcacctggccgGGATTTCTCCTTTAGGCGGAGCTGGCaaacaacctgcaagtctcctccgccaccggtcATAGCCCCTTTGAAATCTGTCATATCAACCCACCATCTTCACTCACCAGGTGCCCACAGGCAGGGTCCCATCGGTCCGTCAGCTAATCCGTGGTTGCCGAAAGCCCTGGAAATCAGGGCGGTCGGCCCTCCTTgatgcctcccgaaggatgtccacccagcacgatcaaGCTTTCTGAACAATATCGGGGATGCGGAGCATATTAGTAAGGCCACTGTATGCAGAGCTGTACAGAAAGTGTGCATCGCTCTCAAATGCTTTCAGCATATTTTTGTAGTGTTTTCTGGCCACAAACCCCTGGGAATTTTACAGAATCGCTGGTTTGTAGCGTTCaaataagtatttaataaactctaaaaactgctgggttaaaaaaaacacccaattTGGGTTACCCATGCCATCTTTGGGTTacacgtgtaacccaacttgttgggtcaaaataacccagtgttgggttggtccctttttgacccagggctgggttattttgactaacaagttgggttacatgtttaacccagcatgctgggttgtgattttttaacccaactattagttaaaaatgactacgttGCTGGGTTGAATgaaacccaaaatgggtcagaaatttaatctagaaacttgtgattaaaatgactaaaataaaaacaattctaccacaatacatacttcagtaatggaattttattcatgacatttgcatttaagacatttttcccATCTCCACCTCATTCCAGAAACACTGACTAAAGTCAATAACAATCAGACTGAAATCATagaaattaactttagaaaaaaaaaaaataaaaaacctgacatatgaaaacttttcattacatttacatcatgcatAAACATCAATAGATACTAAGATATAAAAGTCATCtttaagaaacacacaacagagcaggcattaagaacatcagaCTTAACaactatgcagtaaggatcagagtTGGTCAAAAATAAatttgcaactttcctaaaatgtgccctctgttaaaataaataaataaaaatattacaatactAGACATatctagcacaagaagaatcagatggTTTAAAACTCTGAAATTATATTGGTAATAGGCAGAAGTTTTTCTGCATATTTAGAAGAAATTCTGTGCAATGTCAGATTTAGCATCAAATTATGTCCTGCTCCTTAGAAATAATGTTCTTTGTCATGCTACATCGGTGAGGTGTGAAGCTACAGACACtaaaaataaatctatattttaaaaattattcagCATTAAATTCCTCTCTAACCTGTGTACATCCTGTAATCAGAGCAGCTCACACGTCGGTATTTGAGTGGAAATTCACAACCTGACTACTGTGGGAATAAATCGGTCACGACTGAGACGGACTGAGGACAAAAAGGGGTTTTAGTGACaagaaatacacaaaaaaaataaaccagcaGACCAAGCGCTGAGACCCCCAGTTCAGGGACGGTGCTGCATCTGCACTGTAAAACCTAAGATTTAAGTAAACATTGGTTAGATATGTTTACTGGTTTCGAAGATTGGTGTTTGTGATGTGATGAAActctgcacaaaaccaacaaatcATAActacacaaaatgtataaatgacatcAAAACAGCCTTAGAGAAACATACAATACAATCATCTTGATAGAAGTTAAGCATTATTCTCCAAAACTGACAAGTTTGTTTGTGTCGTGACCGTAAGGTTACTTATTgctcccactttgtccaccccagacacaggcaacacgtAAAGTATAATTCAAAACAGTACACTAtttgttgtttaaataaaatcagacaAGATGCATGTTGGGGGCGTATGAGAATAACACTGCCAGGAACGGTTACACCTCACTAGTACTGCAGGGTTGATGCCACCCTCCCCGGTACACACAGCAAATCATGACAACAATTCAGAGCACATgtacaaacccacaattcatcagaaatcacaccaaacacatgttttcaaaccgcaagtgaagcaccacaaatgcacattttaagagggctgggtgggtaataaaatcagtatggtgacaatccaggctggttatcttaacccccatacacacagcattactaatTACCTAATACATATACCTATATAAAAATACCTATCTTAAAAATACTGGTCTGCTCCCCCCGACCAGTATGAAAACTAGTCTACCCAAACCCACGAAACGAATGGTCGCACGAATCGTCAAACCGGAAGTGTTCACACGTCGGTCTCCAAGCGCTCAACTCCGCAGCTGCGCCGGATCACGCAGTCATGGATCCCGCGAACACGCCCACTTCGCCCTCCTTCTTCCGTCGGCCACCGTCGCTATACGCCGAtcccgctgcaacacaaacaccgtCGGGCTGCTAGATGGGATGATTCAAGTCCACATACAATAGCGCGTTAACCGGAAATGACAACTCCGACGTCCCTTTGCGGGGTACTTAGCTCGCGTTGTCGGTTACTGGCTGTAGCGCCGCTGGCCACTCGCCCTCCATTACGCCGCCGGTCACGGTCCGGCGTCTGGTCGCATCGCCGGCGTTCGCGCCGCTGGTGACGTCACGAGTTCCGGTTCCTCGTCTCCGTTCTCTCCGCCCCCCTCACGATGCAAGGTGGGCTCTATTTATAAGGCATACAAACCTACCCACAACCAATACCCAGTCTCCCCTAATTAGTCCATCAGAGTCATTGAGAACCAGGCTGATTCAACACACCAGTCCCTGGTAGGAACATAGCCAGTTAGTGTTCATTTAGTCCAGGACCCACCAACCGAGCACCAGTCagcaaaaaccaaaacacattACAACCAACACCACCACACTACAAGCCGCTGTACTTGACATTTGTTTTACCTGTGTCACgctggcgagctgacgggggtgggggggtgagcGCTGAGGCGGGACATTTGTGAAACAGGattttattactaataataaagaaacacaaaataaacgCAGCTctgtggccaaaaacagttgAACCTAACAGAACACAAAACCACAAACGAGCCCTAAGGCGTGTGCCAATTGCCAGATCTCAAAATATAAACACATTCACCAACGGAAGTCCAGTTCATGActgagtccacgaaaatgtcggagctccagaaggggcggagttccAGTCTTTTAtaggctgtccggattgggcataGGTGATAAaaccaggtgccgtcaatcctgacagagccccccctccaagggctacgtcctcggagccccagcagtaccatcagtggaggcggtgGGGCAGATGGCGgaaaccacagggctcctgccctgctgtatcctccccttggaggacctggtcccttgggctggctccccggcatggtcaggcgtggcggcccgagtccctcgggctggctccctggtgtggtcccgcatggctgcCCCGGATCCATCCGGGTACTTGCAGggcctgtctccgcacgtcccctctgacacttcttgtgtcatcCCCTGCACCGCGCGTTCAGAAACCACATACAGCAACCACATACGGCACCctaggctggtgccttctgggaccatgcagcccctctcgctgcacgtccctgctggcagagcttccctccctgcaccgcacagggaggcggtcccaggcaccccaggctgatgcCTTCTCGGCACGTGCAGTCCCTCTCACTGCAtgcccctggtgccaaggggagggcattgccagaccatctggctagccccttctgcatccgttgggacaagcaggccctcttcctgcctgtcccagctgggtcctcatggcTACCAGGGGAATCTATGtcactccacccctctggaggcggacgtaggcccatgcctggcccgccctcctcaccggctaccggaggacccagctccatcgcttccccactcaccccacccccccaaaaaatttttttgggggagcaccccccccggctggacttaggggtaccttggggcttgtccacctcgccttggaccagcacattcgggtcaggaacctccttcctggggttcggctccgtggCTAtgttgccatctggtggacaaaaagaATGGAAGTGGAGgcgacatacagacacaaatgccacacacacacacacacacacagacagagacagacagaagagagggtcatctggttccctctctgggctctccgggacctcctcagatggcacagccaggatcttggGAGGCGTGACCTTCTCACCGcctgccagtgctgggtcttcttgccccggatcctgaccgGCACTGTatgtggaggggcagagttcaatccctggctcaggctctggccaatcaaacaccgccctcagtctctccaggaagtcctgaaaaccCATTCAGTCTGTCTCCCTGCTGCATGCGGGCCCAgacagacacgcgaggatggtggttaTCTTATCCgtgtctgagagggagggaagagcagcaaagtacacgtCATAGGATGTTAGAAACCTGCTGCCCCACTGTACCTGCATGTacctgctgccccactgaagtaGTCATAACAAgtagtcaggtccataaatattgggacatatgttaacattgtgtctttgtcccaatatttatggacctgactgtaggTCCCACACAGAACTGGGCATgtagctggagatggtggtgggtgtgtggcatggAGGGTGGTGGATGTCTTCACCAGCAGGCggggacgctggtgctgcgttaccgttcagctggggaacgtccgggcagagggaaggcgggtctgcgaccggagctgggaaggcgtactccccgcgaggcagtcccggcagcgcagtggctggctggcgacctcctgtcagCTTCTTCCACCAGATGTCCTCacacgtgggtctccacggaccttgtgACGATCTTGGACGGGAACGCTGGGTAAAGCCCATTTCGCGTCTTCGTCTCTCTCATCGTCATCCGTGTAAccctcgtcttcctcataccCCCGGAAATCCCGTGGGTCATTGCGGACGTCGCGACGATCTCGGATGGGAAAATCCACGTcactttcgtcatccgtgtcctcccactggtgaCTCCGaaggtcgtccaccctgcggacatcctagACCCATGGCGCAATCActtcccatgggcagtactctggccattcgggctggagcctgcccacctcctcgctggaggaacgccgccgttgtcgcgtCTCACACCCCTGGACCTCACAACGAttctggatgggcgcgatgggcggagccgtCCCAGCCCCGACCGGCCAACTCGCGTCTCCAGTGCTCTCGTCGTcttcgtccgtgtcgtcccagtcccgGCTGTcacgtctctcccctggcgtccacTTTCCGCGTGCCGGGCTGTGTCATTTGCGGcactttttctcctctgctttctgccTCTGCACTCTTGGGTGGAGCTCCGACATTCTGTCACaccggcgagctgacggggggggaagcgcagaggcaggataTTCGGGAAACAGGattttattactaataataaagaaacacaaaataaacgCGGCTCTGTCAatccgtcaatcctgacaacctGCGACTCAATCTGAAGTGCTGGCCATTTCACCAGGAAGTCTTTCAACAATGGGTTTTCCTGTACAATCTCTTGGCAACAAAGGGAAAATGTCATCTGCATTACATTATCTATCAACAACAGGTTTTTCTCACTCTTCTCAACTTTGTGTTGAATGTCTAATCTTATTTCTTCCAAACTGGCCTGGTTTTGTCTCTTTGGGAAGTTTAGAAGGAAGTTCACTTCTGCTCGTCTTGCTCGTTTTATGTTGGAGTGGGGAGGGTCTTTGTCAGGATTGTTCTTACTTCTTTTGCCTGTGTTGACCGACACCTCCAGGCATCCAGATCTGGCTAGCATGGTACGGTAATTGCCTATTTTGAATTTAAGGCTTATCTTCCATCCATACCATCCATTTTCACTTTAGCCTCTGCTGCCATACCCACATCCCTGTCACTTTGGTAAGGTTTGAAACCATGGATTACTGATGCCATGCTCTGTAGGATGTTGTGCTTTTGGGCCCTGGATAATTTCAGTGCCTTTCCAGATCTGTCATAGGCAATATTTCCCTGTTCAAGCACATGCTCGACTTCATAGGAAAAGGTAGGCACAGGAAAAATGTCAGGCCAGGTCTTCCGACGCTCGCTTAAAGGCACATGAGGAAGGATTTCTGTATCAGAACTTGCAAGTGAGCTGGCATCATATTCTGATCTAACAACTTTGAGTGTTCCCTTCTCTGGTAACTCTTGAATATCAATCAGACAGCTCAGTTGTCCATTAAAATCTGCATTCTCATACTGCAGGGTAAACTCAAAATCCAGTCTTGGCTTTACTTTCTCTCGCAGTATGGCGATTAAATTATCCACTGATTCTGGTCGTCCAGTCAAAGTTACTTTCACTGCAATATCTGTGGCAATGTGaaccatagtctgtccgtgacacCGCCgactagcgtgatggctgcagcgaaagtcggaagaaagcggaagatatttgggatttctttgattatgacagtggcaaaaataaaagtaagtgccttgttgtagaagcaggtgatacaatatgtggaatacttctcaaggggaaaaaccctacgaatctgaaagtccatttgaaaagctcacacaaaaaggcgaaccaagagtacctgaacaagctagcctctcgcccgccctcccccgaaagagaagcggtagccaggccaggtaacatgggaaaggaacgtgatactacagcatccataatggaccaagtagctgctggctagtaaatacgcaggaacaccacaaatgagaagaagcattggtaaatatgtttattaagactggaatttctacacgactgtgtgactcgattaccttcaaaaagttcaccacttcactcgaaccaaaattcaaaacacccggagctgcaagagtcaataacctcatcggagctaagatggataaggctatggGACTGcctctggtgattttgattcatttgattaactgaatttgaaaaaaaaaaaaatctaaacgaaataaaaattaaaactaatgaaaaatcaaaaactattataactgtggtcAGTCGTCGTCTGGAggtcaaaaaaaacaattgatgAAAACAGGCATGgcatatttattaacattttttaaacatacagAAATTAAAGTTATTCGCACACTATTATATTATGTCtgattagtattagtattagtaataTTCAATGCAGGGTTGCGTGTGAAGctgttaaaaatatctaaagtaaa
Coding sequences within:
- the LOC114774200 gene encoding zinc finger BED domain-containing protein 1-like, with protein sequence MDQQKETMYVCSALDPRFKALPFLPDDEREEIYLRITAEARRIQELFQEEAEVIPGEEDNHVEDKDDIPASPPPKKKKDLCCLADLLGSTYSAGPAVRHRTTQAQAEEEMSRYKEAPPLSLAEGSPLSWWKDSTRMNIH